A window of Ruminococcus champanellensis 18P13 = JCM 17042 contains these coding sequences:
- the rplS gene encoding 50S ribosomal protein L19, translating into MDALKLISNDSIKADAPELHIGDTVKVHVRIKEGDKSRIQVFEGTVIAKKHGGISETFTVRRVAHGCGIERVFPLHSPVVEKVELVRSGKVRRAKLYYLRDRVGKAAKVKEQIR; encoded by the coding sequence ATGGATGCACTGAAACTCATCAGCAATGACAGCATCAAGGCGGATGCGCCGGAACTGCACATCGGTGATACCGTAAAGGTACACGTTCGGATCAAGGAAGGCGACAAGAGCCGTATTCAGGTATTTGAGGGTACTGTGATTGCAAAGAAGCACGGTGGAATCAGCGAGACCTTTACTGTTCGCCGGGTAGCACACGGCTGCGGTATTGAGCGTGTATTCCCGCTTCACTCACCTGTTGTAGAAAAGGTTGAACTGGTTCGCAGCGGTAAGGTTCGCAGAGCGAAGCTGTACTATCTGCGTGATCGTGTCGGCAAGGCTGCAAAGGTAAAAGAGCAGATTCGCTAA
- the lepB gene encoding signal peptidase I codes for MENESLDTSKEETKEVQQPAAPEESGKQEDWKSPVKSLVNDLLDIAESVIVSVFVVVLVFAFILRPVTVDGSSMNPTLYDKDRVLMVELFYHPQRGDVVIVDGTEAHLFSDPEQTQVVEKKGIGINLIKRVIAVAGDQLDIDFTAGTVTLNGVVQKEDYINMLTTRNDGAFTYPLTVPEGYIFVMGDNRNASTDSRSTLVGLVPEDAVIGHAVYRFARDEKLRSTWAEQFSVID; via the coding sequence ATGGAGAACGAATCTCTGGATACAAGCAAGGAAGAAACAAAAGAAGTACAGCAGCCTGCTGCGCCGGAGGAATCCGGAAAGCAGGAGGATTGGAAATCCCCGGTCAAATCCCTGGTCAATGACCTTCTGGACATTGCAGAATCCGTCATTGTTTCCGTGTTTGTGGTGGTGCTGGTGTTTGCATTCATCCTGCGGCCGGTGACGGTGGACGGCAGTTCCATGAACCCTACCTTATATGATAAGGATCGGGTGCTGATGGTGGAGCTGTTCTATCATCCGCAGCGGGGCGATGTGGTCATCGTGGACGGCACCGAGGCACATCTGTTTTCGGATCCGGAACAGACCCAGGTCGTTGAAAAGAAGGGTATCGGCATCAATCTGATCAAGCGTGTGATCGCTGTAGCAGGGGATCAACTGGATATCGACTTTACCGCCGGTACTGTGACCCTGAACGGGGTGGTGCAGAAGGAGGATTACATCAATATGCTGACCACCCGGAATGACGGGGCGTTTACATATCCCCTGACCGTACCGGAGGGGTACATCTTCGTGATGGGGGACAACCGCAATGCTTCCACCGACAGCCGCAGCACCCTGGTGGGTCTTGTGCCGGAGGATGCCGTAATCGGGCATGCAGTCTATCGGTTTGCACGGGACGAAAAGCTGCGCAGCACCTGGGCGGAGCAGTTCAGTGTGATTGACTAA
- the lepB gene encoding signal peptidase I → MAEQQPEQNREDVERSILGDLLDLIESILCSVFLVFLVFTFLFRIATVEGASMVPTLVNGDRLIISELGYTPQQGDVVIINARKSYQLDSAQQVVESEGLNKLIVKRIIALGGQKVDIDFNTGTVTVDDQVLQEAYINTLTTRDEGGMQFPVVVPEGYVFVLGDNRDISKDSRHPNVGFVSESEIMGKALLRVFPLDKFGKVG, encoded by the coding sequence ATGGCTGAACAGCAACCGGAGCAGAACCGAGAGGATGTTGAACGGAGCATTCTGGGAGATCTTCTGGATCTGATCGAATCCATCCTTTGTTCGGTGTTCCTGGTGTTCCTGGTGTTTACGTTCCTGTTCCGCATTGCCACAGTGGAGGGGGCTTCCATGGTTCCCACCCTGGTAAATGGAGATCGACTCATCATCTCAGAGCTGGGCTATACCCCTCAGCAAGGAGATGTGGTCATCATCAATGCAAGGAAAAGCTATCAGCTGGATTCCGCACAGCAGGTGGTGGAGTCGGAGGGTCTGAACAAGCTGATCGTCAAGCGGATCATTGCGCTGGGCGGGCAGAAGGTGGATATCGATTTCAATACCGGAACGGTGACGGTGGACGATCAGGTATTGCAGGAAGCCTACATCAATACCCTGACCACCCGGGACGAGGGCGGCATGCAGTTTCCGGTGGTCGTGCCGGAGGGGTATGTGTTCGTGCTGGGAGATAACCGAGATATTTCCAAGGACAGCCGGCATCCCAATGTGGGCTTCGTGTCGGAATCGGAAATCATGGGCAAGGCGCTGCTGCGTGTGTTCCCCCTGGACAAATTCGGGAAGGTTGG